A window of Falco rusticolus isolate bFalRus1 chromosome 18, bFalRus1.pri, whole genome shotgun sequence genomic DNA:
ATGAAGTGGCTCTTCGCCAGAGTGTGGAAGCTGACATCAATGGTCTGCGCAGAGTTCTTGATGAGCTGACTTTGACAAGAGCTGATTTGGAGATGCAGATTGAAAGCCTGAATGAAGAACTGGCTTACCTCAAGAAGAATCACGAAGAggtaccttttttttcctttgtgaattCATAACAAGGCAGATGGAATTGTGAAATATCAAATTATTCCCTTATTTATGCCAGTGGGAGCTCCTTGTTTACattattcattttgtttgctgttcttttttgaaTTTGCCAAGTCaaagagtgaaagaaatatACAAGCTATGGATTCTTGTTGAAAGATAATTCACATCACGTCTATTTCTTCACATATATTTTTGGTAGAagcattttgccttttattaacagaaacttttgtttattttaaatctctccAGGAGCTTCAAGGCATCCAAAGCAGTGCATGTGGTCAAGTCAGCGTTGAAATGGATGCTGCTCCAGGAATTGACCTGACCAAGCTTTTGAATGACATGAGGGGACAGTATGAAGTCATTGCTGAGCAAAATCGTAAAGAGGCTGAAGCATGGTTCAATGAAAAAGTAACAACCACAGATAGCAAATTCAgcaaaatgtatgaaaaaatgAGTTAAGTATTTGGAACAGTAAATTTACACTCTATTCTTCCTTGTCATTTCAGAGCGGGGAGCTGAAAAGGGAAATCTCCACCAATACTGAGCAGCTTCAGTCAGGAAAGAGTGAGATAACAGATTTAAAACGGACCCTCCAGAGCCTGGAAATTGAACTACAATCTCAGCTTGCCATGGTATGTTCTAAGGACACTCCTAACTAGTCAGAGTAAATCTTCCAATTTCAAAAGTGTTGTTAGATCTTATACTATTCCATAGGATTTAAGATTTGCATTTATCTCCTATTAAATCTTGCATTCTTTTAGTTCCTAAATAGCAAGAATATGTATAATTGGATTGCAAGTAGCATGTTGTAAAGCAGATGAACTTTCATGTTCACATTCAGTGAAGCAGCAAAGGCCAGTTTTCAAACCggtatttccagaaaaaaataaaaatctctaaGTAATGAGGCTATACTTACTCCCATTAAACTATTTCCaatggttttgtatttttaaagaattattttttcctcaatcAGAGATTATTTAATATccttctttcacagaaaaaatccCTTGAAGACACTttagcagaaacagaaggaggTTACTGTGCTCAGCTTTCACAAATCCAACTTCAGATTGGGAATCTGGAGTCTCAGCTGTTTCAGGTCAGGGCTGATATGGAGCGCCAGAATGCAGAGTATCAACAACTTCTAGACATTAAGACTCGCCTGGAGATGGAGATTGAAACCTATCGTCGCTTGCTGGATGGCGAGTTTGTGTAAGTACctaatttacataaaatatctCCTATTTTCTGTAACAATACCCCTTCCAGGAAAAAAGAGGTAAAAACAAGTGGTACATTCCCCAAAAGACAGTAAGGCACATAAAATGATTCTTAAATAATACAGTAAATTCTGAGGAGAATGAACCactcagtatttaaaataatcagtgcCAACATGAAAAGGGAATTTCTTCTGACCCTGACAAACATTCTGCACTATACCATATCTCTGATTCACTTTTAGGAGTGCAGGACCGGGAGTTACATTTGAAAGCTCATCCTTGACAGGGTCTAAATCACAAACACAATCACTGGATTCTTCGCAGGGTAGGTAGAACTTGActgaataaaattttgtttctaaagtcattcttgtaaataaaataatacatgcTACTCTGTTTAAATGCGTCATAGTTCATTATGCCAAGAAAccaatttgaaaggaaaaggatgtaACTGTTCACATACACGTGCTGCTGCTTTATAATTTTTAACACTTTgataaatatttcttgtttcatttaTGATGTTAGATCCTGCCAAAACTAGAAAGATCAAGACAATTGTTGAAGAAGTGGTAGATGGAAAAGTTGTTGCATCCCATGTTAAGGAAGTTGAAGAGAAGATATAAGGCACAATCTGATATTGCAAAGGATCCATTCACTCCATGTTTTTTCAAAGCCAAAGTGGATAAATAATTTCATGCAGttgtataaaatgaaaaaaatagattggCTTTTTACTAAGATTCTTTTACATAAAAGAAAGCCTGCATTTTCATTCTTAGCAGTCATGcaatatattttctgcttcagtctATTGGTATTACCTGTATTATTGTCACAGTGTTCCATTAAATGTATCATCAAATCTTTGTTCAGTAACTAGAAATATGATGCACACATTAAGCATTTAATTAGATACAtgctttttataatttttagtAATTAATagataaataattttgctattGTAAgctcattttccagttttcttgaCTAATAAAAAGAACTCAACAAGCTTTAAGATGTTAGTCTCCCTTTACTCTTCATTTAGGACTGCTGCTCCTGATCGGTATTTGCCACTTCATTGGGTATCTTGCTAAAGCTATCCATTTAAGACAGAAGTTTCTGCAAACAGAACAACATatctggtctagtggaaggtgtctctgcccatggcagggggggtggactagatgatctttaaggtccattccaactcaaaccattccatgattctatacTGCAGAGACCACAACCATAGTGGAAAAGTAAAGTTACCCCAG
This region includes:
- the LOC119158737 gene encoding keratin, type I cytoskeletal 12-like isoform X1; this translates as MAFSVRTSGGSRQFSSRSGLGGGSLRMSGSSGGAGFGGSGLGFGGGSGGGFGAASMLGSGSGFGGGFGSSSGGGFGSSLSSGFGGGYGSGLGGSYGGGLGSAFGGGLGSAFGSSSGAGFGGGFGSGSGSGFGGGFGGAGAGDGGLISGSKKETMQNLNDRLAAYLDKVRSLEDANTELERKIREWYEKNGPGVGIPGSGNDYSKYYPIIEDLRSKIINATIDNARIILQVDNARLAADDFRLKYENEVALRQSVEADINGLRRVLDELTLTRADLEMQIESLNEELAYLKKNHEEELQGIQSSACGQVSVEMDAAPGIDLTKLLNDMRGQYEVIAEQNRKEAEAWFNEKSGELKREISTNTEQLQSGKSEITDLKRTLQSLEIELQSQLAMKKSLEDTLAETEGGYCAQLSQIQLQIGNLESQLFQVRADMERQNAEYQQLLDIKTRLEMEIETYRRLLDGEFVSAGPGVTFESSSLTGSKSQTQSLDSSQDPAKTRKIKTIVEEVVDGKVVASHVKEVEEKI
- the LOC119158737 gene encoding keratin, type I cytoskeletal 12-like isoform X2 codes for the protein MAFSVRTSGGSRQFSSRSGLGGGSLRMSGSSGGAGFGGSGLGFGGGSGGGFGAASMLGSGSGFGGGFGSSSGGGFGSSLSSGFGGGYGSGLGGSYGGGLGSAFGGGLGSAFGSSSGAGFGGGFGSGSGSGFGGGFGGAGAGDGGLISGSKKETMQNLNDRLAAYLDKVRSLEDANTELERKIREWYEKNGPGVGIPGSGNDYSKYYPIIEDLRSKIINATIDNARIILQVDNARLAADDFRLKYENEVALRQSVEADINGLRRVLDELTLTRADLEMQIESLNEELAYLKKNHEEELQGIQSSACGQVSVEMDAAPGIDLTKLLNDMRGQYEVIAEQNRKEAEAWFNEKSGELKREISTNTEQLQSGKSEITDLKRTLQSLEIELQSQLAMKKSLEDTLAETEGGYCAQLSQIQLQIGNLESQLFQVRADMERQNAEYQQLLDIKTRLEMEIETYRRLLDGESAGPGVTFESSSLTGSKSQTQSLDSSQDPAKTRKIKTIVEEVVDGKVVASHVKEVEEKI